From the genome of Acidaminococcus sp.:
AACAAACTTGTCGTTGCTGCTGATGACTGCGCTTATGAAAGCCGCAGCTTTGCAGTAGATGCTCCGGAAGATCTGGATAATGGCCTGGCTGCACTGGCTGTACAGTTCTCCAAGCAGAAGAACGATGTGCTGCTGTATGATCCGACCTATCGTGAAAATACCAGAAGCGAACATGTCTGCAGCCTCGTAAAGGAAAGCGGCGCTGAAGGCGTTATCGTTTATATGATGCAGTTCTGCGACCCTGAAGAAATGGAATATCCTGATCTGAAGAAGGCTCTGGATGCTCATCACATTCCTCACGTCAAGATTGGCGTAGATCAAATGACCCGTGACTTTGGTCAGGCTACGACCGCTCTGGAAGCATTCGCAGAAAGCCTGTAATTCTCAAAATAAAAAGACTGTCGTCCGTTGGGCGGCAGTCTTTTTTTGAGGCAAACCGACGCAGGTGGTTTGTATTCTTCTACAACATCCTTTCACGTAGTCGGGAGGAGGGATGTAGACGTGATGGAGGATAGCTTCAGGTTCGAACCTTGAGCAATCTGCGACCAGTGTCCGGCGACATGCGAAAAAGAGACTGTGAAAAATGAAGGTTTTTTCACAGTCTCTTTATATTTTACAAAATTTTTTTCGCGGAAGCTTCCAACAGGTGAAGCAGTTGTTTGATATGTGGGTTCTTTTTTTGATTGGGAAGATAGCATACCATCAGCCACGGGGTATTTTTAGGAGTATCGGTGCGGAAAAAACGAAGGTTTTTAAATTGTGTGACTGACCCTACATAAGATTCCATCAGAAAACCAACGCCGCTCTCGCCTGACACGAGACGCATTGCATTTGGCGTACTATCGATTTCAAAAGTAGAGAAATTCTTGATTTTTCCGGAATGGAGCAGTTTATCTTCCTGCCAGCGCAGTTGTTGGGCAGGCTGCTGAATAATGAATCGTTCGCCTTCCAGTTCATGTATTGGCAGGTAAGGGAAACGTTCTCCGGGAATGGAAATCGCTTTTTGACATGCTGGATGATTTTCCGGAAGTACCAATAGCAGGGGAACCTGTTTTAGCAGTTTTGTCTTGACCCCGGGATCCGGTTTATCTTGGATGCAGAGGATGGCATCATAGCGGCCTTCACGCAAACCCTTTCTGAGTGCTTCGTTATGTTCATGCTGTAATTTCAGCGTAAAAGGCAGTTGTGTAGTATTTACTTTAGGCAAAAAAGAGTCCAGAAGCAGGAAGTACAGCATGGCGTAAGTTCCGACATGGAGTTCTTGTTTTTTCTCTTTACGGAAGGCCCCAGCCTTTCTTCCAATTCCTCATCAAGGGACAGCATT
Proteins encoded in this window:
- a CDS encoding substrate-binding domain-containing protein yields the protein MLYFLLLDSFLPKVNTTQLPFTLKLQHEHNEALRKGLREGRYDAILCIQDKPDPGVKTKLLKQVPLLLVLPENHPACQKAISIPGERFPYLPIHELEGERFIIQQPAQQLRWQEDKLLHSGKIKNFSTFEIDSTPNAMRLVSGESGVGFLMESYVGSVTQFKNLRFFRTDTPKNTPWLMVCYLPNQKKNPHIKQLLHLLEASAKKIL